Within Mytilus edulis chromosome 10, xbMytEdul2.2, whole genome shotgun sequence, the genomic segment CCTGAATGCAGAGAAGCAGATGTATGCATAGCAGGAGATCTTTAATCTGTCGACATTCCCGGTTTCTCTCTTTTTATACCTTTGAGTTGATGTGATTCCCTCATGTTATGTTTGTTAGCTTGATTTACACCTTCTTAATAGATTTGAACGTCGATAAACCATTGCTGCATACATTGAATGAGATACAAGTTTCTACGGGTAGTTTTTATCTTTCTACTgtctatttctttatacatacagttgttttacatttttctgaATCCCCATTTCTTTAAATCCCCATTTTTAGGTCTTCCAATAGCTTGACAACCTTATATATTGTATTGAAATATTGTTTGTCATGCAGCTCTACACGGCATATGTATTTTGTATCAACACACGCAAAAACAAATACACAAGATTTTGATTAAGTTCGAATATTCAAATAGTTTGatctcgagcatcactgaaaagatATTAATTGTCGAATGCAAATCTTGTGCAGTAACATTAGTATCGTTTGTGTTAATGAAAACAATCCATATAAAAGCAATcctttgcaaaaagtaaaataaaaagtactgaactccgaggaaaattcaaagaaGTCCCTACtataatggcaaaatcaaaagctaaaacacatctaacgaatggacaacaactgtcatattcctgacttggtatatacatctttttatgtagaaaatagtggactatacctggttttaaagctaactaaacctctaacttgtatgacagtcgtattatattccattatattgacatcgacgtgtgaacaaaacaaacagacataataggtaaaaatgttatcaaaattaaTCAATTATATTCTATTTATCACATGAAACGATCTGCAATCTTCAAGGCATGAATTTTACCAGTTTGACCACCCACTCCTCTACAGCCTATTAATAAATGTCCTTCATTGTCAATACACAATGCACTAGCTATTCCTATATTTAAGTTGACAAGAGACTGTAAAGCCAGAAGAATTCCCTTTGAATTCAAAACATGTAAAGCATTGTTAAGGTTGTCCAACAGAACGATATTATCTATTGGTGTTATAGCAATTGAATGCGGACAGAATACACCTAAACTAGGTGGTCCTCTGTATGAAAATTTCAAGCGCTCAGTTCTATTTACCGCAAGTAGCCTTCCCGTAAAGTCTAATGTGTCCAAATCAGCAACATACAAAACATTTTCCGAATCAGTTCTGATGAATGAAGGATAAGAAAACATTTTTCTTCCTTTGGTATCCGTTTCTAAATTAATTGGGCGTTGATAGTCACTACCAAATATTGCAATTCGTCGCACGGACAAATCACTTACTGGAAATGCTGGTCCTTGTTCTCGTAAACCCATCACCAATTCGTTATAATTGTTAACATGTAAAGTAGTTATTTGCATAGGGTTAGGGTCCATGACAGTTCTAATTTCATCTGAATATGAAATCATACGAATAGGACTTTCCTTTGCAGAAGATATGTTAGTAAAAATTACTTCGTCATTCATGTTCAAGGTAAAGTTAAACATTGGAAGTGGATAACTTTTTAGTACCTTAAATGATGGTTTCAGTATCTTCCCTTTGATAAATACGCATTCCGTTAGTTTAACGTTGTAGAGAATGTAAACAATATCATCACTTGAACATGCTAAGTAAGAAACTGTCGGTACGGAAGTAGTATAAGAATTGAGAACCGAATTAATTATTTCAGATGGCACTTCGTTCGAATCCACAAGAGTATCCTGAGTATCATTAATGGTAGCTACTTCGTGGCCTTGAGAACATTTCAATTTTCCATGAACTTTTTCTTTGCAGGCCCTACACATAAATACATCGAATTCCTCATTCCATTTAGCCCCTGGTCCGTTACAAACATGACAAGAAACGGGTACTTGTGCTTTTCTCATACTGTCggatttgatagattttttcatGGGCATTTAGGTGATAATCGCatgttaaataattttcaaatttataaaactctTTTTCAATCATCACATCCTTGTGAAACTGGAAAATTTTCTTGAACAAAAAATAGTATTTAGTTTTGACAAAAGCTACGATCTTTATCAAAAATCTTAGAAATCAGGAACCAGGAAAATATATCGTCCATAATGAAACTGTACATTACTGTTATTCGTTATAAGtgggaggttaagctagctataaaaccaggttttacccACAATTTTCATCGGAATCCCAGAATTTGGCAGTTGTTTTCACTTGTTCAGTTGATCGACAGCGTTTGATTCTGTGAATTTCACTCATACATTTGCGTGggagtttgatatttttattatatatatttttactttatcAATCTATatgaaacattacaaaaatacatgtatgaggaaatttacaaaatttcatcACACAACTATACTTAATTGATTAgttaaaattagtaattttatCTTTAAATGTCAATCAAAGGAAACCGGAAAATTTGTCAAATGAATCGAATGTAAATGAAGATTTTATTATAAGAATACCCAACATATGTTTTTGTGATAATTTAATCACAAACTGGAAAAccaaatacaatgtacatgtatctgttttaaaaatattgcagCAGTTCTCTAAATGATTTTATTCTTTATAGTATTATACAATGTTATATCGGAATCAATTGAGgatgaacagaaaataattatgCATTGCCCTAAAATGCTGTAATGAAGAATTAATAATTGAAAATTACTAGTTTGGATGTAACATTTATAATCTAGTATTTAGTTACCAATCTGTGTAACATGAACACTAATGAATTACTTGAAATTACTTCAACAGATACACAAATCGTACATGTAAAATTAATTACTGAACTGAGATGTACAAACAAGCTTACATTTTAATTCTGAGTTGAACCAACAATGTCCGTGTATTTGTTTCACAGtgtaaaattttttaaaaaattgtcaaatccTACTTGAATTTATAATGAGTTTTATCATATACTAAAAAATAGCGTTTCATTTATACATATTTCCATATTATCAAAATGTTGTTTACCGAAACATATAGCTATTGAAGTAATTTGGACACAAAATTGTTGCATTGTTGGAAATCGCTAAACAAAATGAACAGATTTGTATTCTAAGACAATAACTTCAatgggtattaccagcccagtagtcaacacttctgtgttgacatgggttatcattgatatagtcatacttataaattaactgtttacaatacgttgatttttttttaaatactgaggCTTTTCAACCTCAGGAATTGATTACCTATCAGATCTTAGCagaatttggcaaaacatttaggaacgtttggtcctcaatgcttttcaacttcgtagtttattttgactttttaactttcttgataagagcgtcactgatgattcttttgtggacgaaacgcgcgtgtggcaCATGTACACATATCTATTGTTAAAGTCAGCATGTCAAATTTCAGATTTGTTTTGGTTATTTGTTTTGCTGTGTTGCAAATTCATCATGTCATTGATACATAAACACTGGATCTCTTGATTCGACAAGGAGAGGAAACACGACTCCTTCAGAATTAAATTATGAACCACTTTGTTGAAATACCCATATTTTTAGCAGTGCTATCAAACTATCAATGTGTTATATCTACAAATAATGGCGTGTAACCTTtaaaagcaaatgagaaaaacaTTTACTTCATCGAACAATAAAAGAGGACGacagataccagatggacagtcaagctcatagattgaaaataaactaacaacgccatggcttaaaataaaaagacaaacagagaaaTAATACTacaaaagacaaaacatagaaaattaaagactaaagACTAATCAACCAGAACCCCATTTaaacctaggggtgatctaaggtgctccggaagggtcagtatgctggagttaaTAGCAACTTATATGGTTAATTTTTCTCCAGATTCTCGTCTTTTCTATGGGACCAACTCAATCTATGTACACCCCAATTCCgactttttcaaatttcatattaGTCGATGTTCCGTCAAACAGTTATACAAAACAAGATGCTCAAAGAAGCGAGATCATTTTATTTCACATACAGGTAtctatctatactactaaaggaagagACCACTTTCATTACgctgcaactcctctgaaaacatacaaaattggacatatttgtgatatgacgcaTAAAATGTAGTGTTTTTTACTTCCATAAATATGTCTTTGAAACAAAcccttttttttcctttgaaaacgccaatttttgagaaaatatcaaATTCGGAGACCGATATCGATCCTCATCTTATACGATTTCGCTCATGCTTAGACGACGTACTGCCCGCGAAATTTAAAAACTCTGTGTGTTAACACTTCCCCAATTGTGATTTCGCGGGCATCTTCTAGTATtgattatgttttattcattaacAATCCCAAAATTTCCTGATTGAATCCATTATCATTTCTTTCTGAACTAGAAATCAAACAAATTACAATTTCTTCTGCCCGATTTTCTATACATTATATAAACCTTTAATTTGACAACATCAGTCATCTCAGTATCAGAAGCTATGACAAATGAGACCaggtaaatatttaaatttaaaattttactcaCCTAAGCAGCAATATATCAACTTCGCCCGCGTATGAGGTTTACATTTCTCATACAACATTGAAGaacttgcagctgctactcagactttgtaaaacgtcatcggTGTCTGAACGCAAAATTTATGAGCAAGGGctttgtcaaagaacgtctcgtgtttttttcttcaaaaagttCATCGAAAAGTACCAAGACTGTGTGGATCAATATTCAGTTTCTACGTCACAATTATATAAAagagaataacaaaaataacaatatcaaaggaaaattcaaaaatggaaGATAATTATCAAATGGCGAatccaaaagctcaaacacatcaaacgaatggaaaacaactgtcctattcctaaacataaactgttatcacagagatatgtctcgcctttttgtaattttcatattgcaaatgttgaaatcaaaatagcaatactttaacatcttacacaagttatgcaaatattctccaagtcaatgaaacatgactaagttacatggctaaacaatctccaatcaacattggcctaccactaatggttccccttgaaatGACCTAATCACAtactaatacatgataactaagaaaaatatcaaagtcaatagaccatgactaagggggcggagccaaatcatctccatggaaatgagatatgccaatgcttatacaactgcataccaaatatcattgacctaccagagtaccacttgtggttccccattaactgacctaatcacaaactaatacatgtattaaaaataagcaaaagtttccaagtcaatagaccatgactaagggggcggagacaaattatctccatggaaatgagatatgccaatgcttatacaactgcataccaaatatcattgacctatcaCTTGTGGTtctccataaactgacctaatcacaaactaatacatataGAATAATCAACAGTTTctaagtcaatagaccatgactgagggagcagggccaaataatctccatggaaatgagatgtgccaatacttatgcaactgcataccaaatatgagtgacctaccacttgtggttcaccataaactatacctaatcacaaactaatacattattGACGCCGTCGCCGCCGCcaacgccggaaacagcatacatgtacctatgtcttgctttttgactctgtcaaggcgagacaaaaacgTATTTcaaggggttctttgatatgctgaatctaaccatgtatttagattttggattttGGGCCCTGTTATATAAAAGGTCCACATAGAGGTTCACAGGGTCCACAACTAACCCTGATTGATTTCATCAAATtattaattcttggggttctttgtaTGCTGAATCttatcatgtatttaaatttaGGATTTTGTTCCCTGTTATATTAAAGGTCCACATAGAGGTTTACAGGGTCCACAACTAACCTTGATTGATTTCatcaaattattaattattggggttctttgtaTGATGAATCTtatcatgtatttagattttttagatAGGTAAATGCCCAATTTCAAAGTTCAGATTTTAGACAACATTCATTCTGTGTAGGAagcctattatgtgtcaaatatttaattacaatccttattcatttatttccccgagggtatcaccagtccagtagtcagcacttctgtgttgacttgagttatcattgatatgttcatttttataaattagctgttaacaaaactttgaatttttgaaatattaagacTTTTCTACCGCAGGaagagattaccttagctgtacggtgtcttcaacctatgccaacatttgataaaaaaaatatattcaacctatgcctgcaaacaaaataaaataggcgttgttataacaattattaattaataaaaggtCAAATACAGTCAGTATATTTAAGCATTAAATATTACTCTTTAAAAgttcataaacaaaaataaagtacTTGCAGAATTGAgttgaaattaatattaaattaatttaaaattggactaaatttttaaaagttacacacttaaatataacaatactttagaaaaaagagacaaaaagctATTTCAtttgtgcaaatttttaatttttgttcattattttgttgtatttaatatgaaac encodes:
- the LOC139493034 gene encoding uncharacterized protein, whose protein sequence is MPMKKSIKSDSMRKAQVPVSCHVCNGPGAKWNEEFDVFMCRACKEKVHGKLKCSQGHEVATINDTQDTLVDSNEVPSEIINSVLNSYTTSVPTVSYLACSSDDIVYILYNVKLTECVFIKGKILKPSFKVLKSYPLPMFNFTLNMNDEVIFTNISSAKESPIRMISYSDEIRTVMDPNPMQITTLHVNNYNELVMGLREQGPAFPVSDLSVRRIAIFGSDYQRPINLETDTKGRKMFSYPSFIRTDSENVLYVADLDTLDFTGRLLAVNRTERLKFSYRGPPSLGVFCPHSIAITPIDNIVLLDNLNNALHVLNSKGILLALQSLVNLNIGIASALCIDNEGHLLIGCRGVGGQTGKIHALKIADRFM